In one Achromobacter spanius genomic region, the following are encoded:
- the gltS gene encoding sodium/glutamate symporter gives MISLSPVQSLLACCLVLVIGRVLTTHIGILRRYSIPDPIVGGLLFAILAYALANWGGVSVSMETSIRPTLLLLFFGCIGLTANLKLLAKGGPRLIAFLLALIPFLILQNAVGLGMAWLLDMHPLMGLLGGTITLVGGHGTGAAYATRFADFNNIQDVMALAMTSATLGLVLGGVVGGPVAEWLMRRHKLAGSLDPQADTGNKVPDLAEPTEPATAGSFIVSMTAAFVCLVVGGYLAMLVEGAPVSLPNFLWCLATGVLIRNGGARLGLKLDDRATEIIGTIALSLFLGMTMMTLDLSSVARLAGPLALMLLVQTLFCALYAAWVVFRLLKRDYEAAIMSAAFCGFGLGATATAIANMQALTRRHGPAPEAFIVVPVTGAFLVDILNVIVLTSLISLPFVGGM, from the coding sequence ATGATCTCGCTTTCGCCCGTCCAATCTTTGCTAGCGTGCTGCCTGGTGCTTGTCATCGGCCGCGTGCTGACCACCCACATCGGCATCCTGCGCCGCTACAGCATTCCCGACCCCATCGTCGGCGGCCTGCTGTTCGCCATCCTGGCCTACGCCCTGGCTAACTGGGGCGGCGTTTCCGTCTCGATGGAAACCAGCATCCGGCCCACCTTGCTGCTGCTGTTCTTCGGCTGCATCGGCCTGACCGCAAACCTGAAACTGCTGGCCAAGGGCGGCCCCCGCCTGATCGCCTTTCTACTGGCGCTGATCCCTTTCCTGATCCTGCAAAATGCCGTGGGCCTCGGCATGGCCTGGCTGCTGGACATGCATCCGCTAATGGGTCTCTTGGGCGGCACCATCACCCTGGTCGGCGGGCATGGCACCGGCGCCGCTTACGCCACCCGCTTTGCCGACTTCAACAACATCCAGGACGTCATGGCGCTGGCCATGACATCCGCCACCTTGGGTCTGGTGCTGGGCGGCGTGGTGGGGGGTCCGGTGGCGGAATGGCTGATGCGCCGGCACAAGCTGGCCGGCAGCCTGGACCCGCAGGCAGATACCGGCAACAAGGTGCCAGACCTGGCCGAGCCCACGGAACCCGCCACCGCCGGGTCGTTCATCGTGTCGATGACGGCGGCGTTTGTCTGCCTTGTGGTGGGCGGCTATCTGGCGATGCTGGTCGAAGGCGCACCGGTCAGCCTGCCCAACTTCCTGTGGTGCCTGGCCACCGGCGTGCTCATCCGCAACGGCGGTGCGCGCCTGGGCCTGAAGCTGGACGACCGCGCCACCGAAATCATCGGCACCATCGCGCTGTCGCTCTTCCTGGGCATGACCATGATGACGCTGGACCTGTCCAGCGTGGCGCGGCTGGCCGGCCCGCTGGCCCTGATGCTGCTGGTGCAAACGCTGTTCTGCGCGCTCTATGCCGCCTGGGTGGTGTTCCGGCTGCTCAAGCGCGACTACGAAGCCGCCATCATGTCGGCAGCTTTCTGCGGCTTCGGCCTGGGCGCCACCGCCACCGCCATCGCCAACATGCAGGCTTTGACGCGCCGGCACGGCCCCGCGCCGGAGGCGTTCATCGTGGTGCCGGTCACGGGCGCATTCCTGGTCGACATCTTGAACGTCATCGTGCTGACGTCCTTGATCTCCTTGCCGTTCGTGGGAGGGATGTGA
- a CDS encoding glycosyltransferase family 2 protein, with protein sequence MHLHFRSDPIPQRPLTKPYPLQTPWSAGGAVVSANAPDVAPVVVPYDSSVSCVIPCLNEAENLRVLLPLLRGRLSALCSRWEIIVADDGSTDATESLMAEWTQHAGFRYVQLSRNFGKEAALSAGLQAAIGDAVISLDADLQHPPALIEQMLARWAAGAEMVYAVRATRQDESWLKRSGARWFYKLLSSARGIDVPAHAGDFRLMDRGVVDALNALPERTRFMKGLYAWVGFKGEALPYIPDERMHGDSRFGGLRLFRLALDGLTAFTTWPLRMVSLAGVVFALAAMSYAAYLVGDYLHSGNPVSGWTTIVTAVLFFAGVNLISLGVVGEYVARIFDEVKGRPLYVVRQRRGRAMDASTDAGKPGG encoded by the coding sequence ATGCATCTTCATTTCCGGTCTGATCCGATTCCTCAGCGCCCGCTGACCAAGCCGTACCCGCTGCAAACACCTTGGTCCGCGGGCGGGGCAGTCGTGTCCGCCAACGCACCAGACGTGGCGCCCGTCGTGGTGCCATATGACAGTAGTGTCTCTTGCGTGATTCCCTGCCTGAACGAAGCAGAGAATCTGCGCGTTTTGTTGCCGCTCTTGCGTGGCCGGCTGTCTGCGCTGTGCTCACGCTGGGAAATCATCGTGGCGGACGATGGCAGCACGGATGCCACGGAATCGCTGATGGCCGAATGGACGCAGCACGCGGGCTTTCGCTATGTGCAGTTATCGCGCAACTTCGGCAAGGAAGCCGCGTTGAGCGCCGGGCTGCAAGCCGCCATCGGCGACGCCGTGATCAGCCTGGATGCCGACCTGCAGCACCCGCCCGCCTTGATCGAACAGATGCTGGCCCGTTGGGCGGCGGGTGCGGAAATGGTCTATGCCGTGCGCGCGACCCGTCAGGACGAGTCTTGGCTCAAGCGATCCGGCGCACGCTGGTTCTACAAGCTGTTGAGCAGTGCGCGTGGTATCGATGTGCCGGCGCACGCGGGCGATTTCCGTTTGATGGATAGGGGCGTCGTGGACGCGCTGAACGCCTTGCCTGAACGTACCCGCTTCATGAAGGGCCTGTACGCCTGGGTCGGCTTCAAAGGCGAAGCGTTGCCCTACATCCCTGACGAGCGCATGCATGGCGACAGCCGCTTTGGCGGGCTGCGCCTGTTTCGCCTGGCATTGGACGGCTTGACGGCCTTTACCACCTGGCCGCTGCGGATGGTGAGCCTGGCCGGCGTGGTCTTCGCGTTGGCGGCGATGTCTTACGCGGCCTATCTGGTGGGTGATTACCTGCATTCAGGCAACCCCGTTTCGGGGTGGACGACCATCGTTACCGCTGTCCTTTTCTTTGCCGGCGTGAACCTGATTTCGCTGGGTGTCGTGGGCGAATACGTCGCGCGCATCTTTGACGAGGTCAAGGGGAGGCCGCTGTATGTGGTGCGGCAACGTCGTGGGCGGGCCATGGACGCCAGCACGGACGCCGGCAAGCCCGGCGGCTGA
- a CDS encoding TAXI family TRAP transporter solute-binding subunit — MTMFKRLVLIALCLMLAACGRAPDADALRTDVNTALATTYGEGLFRITDLKRRGSAADSNAPPGESRRVVYYDVELTLGRDIALGAWDQPGAASLVTLLGAGPRSIIGVKSGGNQAGDRLVAHASAIYRQEGDTWKRITPAGFKAAEAPSLDTGAPPPVTRRLLDALDQITHSVAYNASSTAQNVVQQELERSVARINGRLARLQQGYPLAGGPDGGEYVAFARALSAVARARQIRVTPLITGGGAENIALLRSGDAVVGLAQADTARLAYEGRGPFAAQGPFGSLRALGSLYPELVHIVVRDDPALQGVRDLKGKTIALGPEGSAVRATLEAVLAAHGLQPGRDYTVADTPFATSLPALNAGTVDAAAQVIGVPATPLRDALTQAQLKLLPLDPAAIKSLTASNSDLMPLEIAAGTYPNQSAPVTTVGTAALLLTTANLTRDEALVVVRAVYQTGQDLLAAGSTQGAQVSVANARRGLSVPLHDGAEEGLAGLEHAKPH, encoded by the coding sequence GTGACCATGTTCAAACGCCTTGTCCTGATAGCGCTCTGCTTGATGCTGGCCGCTTGCGGCCGCGCACCCGACGCCGATGCGCTACGTACCGACGTCAACACCGCCCTGGCAACCACCTATGGCGAGGGACTGTTCCGCATCACGGACCTGAAACGCCGTGGCTCCGCCGCCGACAGCAATGCGCCCCCGGGCGAAAGCCGCCGTGTGGTGTATTACGACGTCGAACTGACCCTGGGGCGCGACATCGCGTTGGGCGCCTGGGACCAACCCGGCGCCGCGTCGCTGGTGACCTTGCTGGGCGCGGGGCCACGCAGCATCATCGGCGTGAAATCTGGCGGCAACCAGGCCGGCGACCGTTTGGTGGCCCACGCCAGCGCCATCTATCGCCAAGAGGGCGACACCTGGAAACGCATTACGCCAGCGGGCTTCAAGGCAGCCGAAGCGCCGTCGCTGGACACCGGCGCCCCGCCGCCCGTCACCCGGCGATTGCTGGACGCCCTGGACCAGATCACCCATTCCGTCGCCTACAACGCGTCAAGCACGGCACAGAATGTGGTGCAGCAGGAACTGGAACGCTCGGTCGCGCGCATCAACGGCCGGTTGGCGCGCCTGCAACAAGGCTACCCGCTGGCGGGCGGCCCCGACGGTGGCGAATACGTGGCATTCGCGCGCGCCCTCAGCGCCGTGGCGCGCGCCCGCCAGATCCGCGTAACGCCGCTTATTACTGGCGGCGGCGCCGAGAACATCGCGCTGCTGCGCAGCGGCGACGCGGTGGTGGGGCTGGCGCAAGCCGACACCGCGCGCCTGGCCTATGAAGGCCGTGGCCCGTTCGCCGCGCAGGGGCCATTCGGCAGCTTGCGCGCGCTGGGCAGCCTGTATCCGGAACTGGTTCATATTGTGGTGCGCGATGACCCCGCATTGCAGGGCGTGCGCGACCTGAAGGGCAAGACCATTGCGCTGGGGCCGGAAGGTTCCGCCGTGCGCGCCACGCTGGAGGCCGTGCTGGCCGCCCACGGGCTGCAACCCGGGCGCGACTACACGGTGGCCGACACGCCTTTCGCCACGTCCCTGCCCGCGCTGAATGCCGGCACGGTGGACGCGGCGGCTCAGGTCATCGGCGTGCCCGCCACGCCGTTGCGCGATGCGCTGACCCAGGCGCAGTTGAAGCTGCTGCCCCTGGACCCTGCCGCGATCAAATCGTTGACGGCAAGCAACAGCGACCTGATGCCCTTGGAAATCGCGGCGGGCACGTATCCCAACCAGTCCGCGCCCGTCACCACCGTCGGCACGGCGGCGCTGTTGCTCACTACGGCAAACCTCACCCGCGACGAAGCGCTGGTGGTGGTGCGCGCCGTCTACCAGACCGGGCAGGACCTGCTCGCTGCCGGCTCGACCCAGGGCGCGCAGGTGTCGGTTGCCAATGCGCGACGCGGCCTCAGCGTGCCGCTGCACGACGGCGCCGAGGAAGGTTTGGCGGGGTTGGAGCACGCCAAGCCGCACTGA
- a CDS encoding alpha/beta hydrolase, with protein sequence MPALPRFSPRRLFIAALLAAASVVGCSQLDSWQRQTIFSPQSEPQTWWREPAAGTEVYDLKLANGDKIRAWYRQSSRANAPTVLYLHGARWNLNGSAFRIDGWARMGYSVLAIDYRGFGASTPRLPSEESAQEDAMAGLKELARLQPDPARRFVYGHSLGGAIAIDLAARPEQPEFAGLIVESSFTSIGAMLGTLRWGKVPGAGLLVTQPFDSVDKLARMQTPMLFMHGTADRVVPHTMSDELFAAARNVAPELKRLVKIEGASHSGAFRSGPQYDAAVRTFMQDASRAYANKEG encoded by the coding sequence ATGCCCGCCCTGCCCCGCTTTTCGCCCCGCCGACTATTCATCGCCGCCCTGCTTGCCGCCGCCAGCGTGGTCGGCTGCTCGCAATTGGACTCCTGGCAACGCCAGACGATCTTTTCACCCCAGTCCGAACCACAAACGTGGTGGCGCGAACCTGCCGCCGGCACCGAGGTCTATGACCTGAAGCTGGCCAACGGTGACAAGATTCGCGCGTGGTACCGGCAAAGCTCCCGGGCAAACGCGCCCACCGTGCTTTACCTGCATGGCGCGCGCTGGAACCTGAACGGCAGCGCATTTCGCATCGACGGATGGGCGCGCATGGGCTATTCGGTGCTGGCCATCGACTACCGGGGCTTTGGGGCCTCGACGCCGCGCCTGCCCTCGGAAGAAAGCGCGCAGGAAGACGCCATGGCGGGACTGAAGGAATTGGCCCGGCTGCAGCCAGACCCAGCGCGCCGCTTCGTCTATGGCCATAGCCTGGGCGGCGCCATCGCCATCGACCTGGCGGCCCGCCCCGAACAACCCGAATTTGCCGGCCTGATCGTGGAATCCAGCTTCACCAGCATCGGCGCCATGCTGGGCACTTTGCGCTGGGGAAAAGTGCCCGGCGCCGGGCTGTTGGTCACCCAGCCCTTTGATTCGGTGGACAAACTGGCGCGCATGCAAACGCCCATGTTGTTCATGCACGGCACGGCCGACCGCGTCGTGCCGCACACGATGAGCGACGAACTGTTCGCCGCCGCCCGCAACGTGGCGCCGGAGCTCAAGCGCTTGGTAAAAATCGAAGGCGCGTCGCACTCGGGCGCCTTCCGTAGCGGCCCTCAATACGATGCCGCCGTCAGAACCTTCATGCAGGACGCCTCGCGCGCCTATGCCAACAAGGAAGGCTAG
- a CDS encoding GntR family transcriptional regulator produces MAGAEPKRRAADVAYDQIESMIATLQLEPGSAVVEADLVEKTGLGRTPLREALLRMVAAGLIRQEPRRGLRVSMIQLADHMDLIQTRRALEHLIAANAARRATPAQRSQIVECATQMIRASEGGNLDDYMHADQLLDHVCHTACRNESAVNAVEPLIIQCRRFWYAYQHEGDIAEGARRHMAMAEGIATGNESAAIKGADSLMDYLEMFTRKVISA; encoded by the coding sequence ATGGCAGGAGCAGAGCCCAAGCGGCGCGCCGCGGACGTCGCCTACGACCAGATCGAAAGCATGATCGCCACGCTGCAATTGGAGCCGGGCAGCGCGGTCGTGGAAGCGGATCTGGTTGAGAAAACCGGCCTGGGGCGTACGCCGCTGCGGGAAGCGCTGCTGCGCATGGTGGCGGCCGGCCTGATCCGCCAGGAACCTCGGCGCGGCCTGCGCGTGTCGATGATCCAACTGGCGGACCACATGGACCTGATTCAGACCCGCCGCGCGCTGGAGCATCTGATTGCCGCCAACGCCGCGCGCCGGGCCACACCCGCGCAGCGCAGCCAGATCGTGGAATGCGCGACGCAAATGATCCGCGCCTCGGAAGGCGGCAACCTGGACGACTACATGCACGCCGACCAGTTGCTGGACCACGTCTGCCACACGGCCTGTCGCAACGAGTCGGCGGTGAACGCCGTTGAACCGTTGATCATTCAATGTCGGCGCTTTTGGTACGCCTATCAGCACGAAGGCGATATCGCCGAAGGGGCACGCCGCCACATGGCGATGGCTGAGGGCATCGCCACCGGCAATGAATCCGCCGCCATCAAGGGCGCGGATTCATTGATGGATTACTTGGAGATGTTCACGCGCAAGGTGATCAGCGCGTGA
- a CDS encoding multidrug/biocide efflux PACE transporter — MQTPKTPAQSSKTPSSKNPGSKTLKERFFHAFLFEILAIGLCAPAAAWAMGKSLFEMGVLTAVIAWIALVWNMIYNAGFDRVENRLGITRNMRVRVVHAFGFELGLILIVIPLAAWWLNISLWEAFVLDIALVLFYLPYAFLYNLAYDRSRPRVMQWLNRGKHADAVPSAAASITR, encoded by the coding sequence ATGCAAACCCCCAAAACCCCAGCCCAAAGCAGTAAAACTCCTAGCAGCAAAAACCCCGGCAGCAAAACCCTGAAAGAACGTTTCTTTCACGCTTTTCTGTTCGAAATCCTGGCCATCGGCCTGTGCGCGCCCGCCGCAGCCTGGGCCATGGGCAAGTCCTTGTTCGAAATGGGCGTGTTGACCGCGGTGATCGCCTGGATCGCCCTGGTGTGGAACATGATCTACAACGCCGGCTTCGACCGCGTGGAAAACCGTCTGGGCATCACCCGCAACATGCGCGTACGCGTCGTTCACGCCTTCGGCTTCGAATTGGGCCTGATCCTGATCGTGATTCCCCTGGCGGCCTGGTGGCTCAATATCAGCCTGTGGGAAGCTTTCGTGCTGGACATCGCGCTGGTGCTGTTCTACCTGCCCTATGCCTTCCTTTACAACCTGGCTTACGACCGCTCGCGTCCTCGCGTCATGCAGTGGCTGAACCGGGGCAAGCACGCAGACGCCGTGCCTTCGGCGGCCGCCAGCATCACGCGCTGA
- a CDS encoding ChbG/HpnK family deacetylase yields the protein MSKRVIVCGDDFGMNADIDEAMIALADMRRISAVSCLALGPTFAANAHRLRDGNVDIGLHVNLSESLDGGAEPMPSLGTLIFKAYAGRLDAGWVQAQLNRQFDAFEAAFGRVPDYVDGHQHVHQLPGIRDQVLSQLKRRQGAHRPWLRQTAPGMLCGIPLKESIKARLIGALGAGALARQASRDGLRTNRRLLGVYGFEGGKRRYADLLQHWLFNARDGDLLMCHPAMRSQDGNPMSSQRRAEFDVLVSPKLGDWMNANGVRISRLPAH from the coding sequence ATGAGCAAGCGAGTGATTGTCTGCGGCGACGATTTTGGCATGAATGCCGACATCGATGAAGCCATGATTGCACTGGCCGACATGCGCCGGATCAGCGCGGTAAGTTGCCTGGCGCTGGGGCCCACGTTTGCCGCCAACGCGCATCGCCTGCGCGATGGCAACGTCGATATCGGGCTGCATGTGAACCTGTCCGAATCGTTGGATGGCGGAGCCGAGCCCATGCCTTCCTTGGGTACGTTGATATTCAAGGCCTACGCGGGCCGGCTGGATGCGGGTTGGGTCCAGGCGCAACTGAATCGGCAGTTCGATGCGTTTGAAGCCGCGTTCGGCCGCGTGCCGGATTATGTCGACGGCCATCAGCACGTGCATCAGTTGCCGGGCATACGCGATCAGGTGCTGTCGCAGTTAAAGCGCCGCCAGGGCGCGCATCGACCCTGGTTGCGCCAGACGGCCCCCGGCATGCTTTGCGGCATTCCACTCAAGGAATCGATCAAGGCGCGCCTCATCGGGGCGCTGGGCGCGGGCGCGTTGGCACGCCAGGCCAGTCGGGATGGGTTGCGCACCAACCGCCGGCTGCTGGGCGTGTATGGATTCGAAGGCGGCAAGCGGCGTTATGCGGACCTGTTGCAGCACTGGCTGTTCAACGCGCGCGACGGCGACTTGCTGATGTGCCATCCCGCCATGCGCAGCCAGGACGGCAACCCGATGTCAAGCCAGCGCCGCGCCGAGTTCGACGTACTGGTCAGCCCGAAGCTCGGTGATTGGATGAACGCCAATGGCGTGCGGATCTCTCGACTGCCCGCGCATTGA
- a CDS encoding YaiI/YqxD family protein produces MHIWVDADACPVVIKDILFRAAQRWQVPLTLVANQALFTPPSPLIRAVQVPRGFDVADAHIVERAEPGDLVITADIPLAAEVLAKGAMALNPRGERYSPETIRERLAVRDMMEELRAAGIDTGGPSSFSQADRKAFANQLDTLLARLNKK; encoded by the coding sequence ATGCACATCTGGGTCGATGCGGATGCCTGCCCCGTAGTCATCAAAGACATTTTGTTCCGCGCGGCGCAGCGCTGGCAGGTGCCGTTGACCTTGGTGGCCAACCAGGCGCTATTCACGCCCCCTTCGCCGCTGATCCGCGCGGTGCAGGTGCCGCGCGGCTTTGACGTGGCCGACGCGCACATCGTCGAACGCGCGGAACCCGGCGACCTTGTGATTACCGCCGACATTCCGCTGGCCGCCGAAGTGCTGGCCAAAGGCGCGATGGCGCTCAACCCGCGGGGCGAGCGCTATTCACCTGAAACCATCCGCGAAAGGCTGGCGGTGCGCGACATGATGGAAGAACTGCGGGCCGCCGGCATCGATACGGGCGGCCCGTCCTCGTTCAGCCAGGCCGACCGCAAAGCGTTCGCCAATCAGTTGGATACCCTGCTGGCGCGCCTTAATAAAAAG
- a CDS encoding GNAT family N-acetyltransferase, with translation MLASDVDGILDTQALAYPDFLLESAAFFLNRLLLAPDHCWVACASDDDALLGYLISYPWDAGLPPALGVALTALPAQADHWFLHDCAVAPAAQGLGVGRALLHTAATRAVECGLQRASLVSLASAASYWHRHGYRPLPAAPDQNDLALADKLAGYGPQARYLARGLPL, from the coding sequence ATGCTGGCCAGCGACGTGGACGGCATCTTGGATACCCAGGCCCTTGCCTATCCCGACTTTCTGCTGGAAAGCGCTGCGTTCTTTTTGAATCGCTTGCTGCTCGCGCCCGATCACTGCTGGGTGGCTTGCGCGTCAGATGACGACGCCCTGCTGGGCTATCTGATCTCGTATCCCTGGGACGCGGGGTTACCACCCGCGCTGGGCGTGGCGTTGACGGCGCTGCCCGCGCAAGCCGACCACTGGTTCCTGCACGACTGCGCCGTCGCGCCAGCCGCGCAGGGGCTGGGGGTGGGCCGTGCGCTATTGCACACGGCGGCCACGCGCGCCGTGGAATGCGGACTACAACGCGCAAGCCTGGTGTCGCTGGCGTCGGCGGCAAGCTACTGGCACCGCCACGGCTACCGCCCCCTGCCCGCCGCGCCCGATCAAAACGACTTGGCCTTGGCCGACAAATTGGCGGGCTATGGCCCTCAAGCCCGCTACCTGGCGCGCGGCCTCCCGCTGTAG
- a CDS encoding LysR family transcriptional regulator has product MRHSLESLAAFAQVASEGSFSAAARKLGKSQSTISETIANLEVDLNVTLFNRSQRQPVLTEAGQVLLGQALQVLAANDRFNRSANQLAEGLEPRLTVVLSDTFQSKTFENMLSQIDQRYPALRFECLIAEYEDVVAQVQQGRAHLGLMAAQDDYPPDVAHATLSELSEIVLCVGRNHPLASQPNVGTDALGTERELRLSTFELDDKDAAPPNATWSAPGYLMLLEMASLGFGWAELPRWMIQRFGREQLVELTVPGWPRHIRVDAVWSTRRALGPAGAWLLDSLTRDASRQGA; this is encoded by the coding sequence ATGCGCCACTCGCTTGAATCCCTGGCGGCCTTCGCCCAAGTCGCCTCCGAAGGTTCCTTCTCAGCGGCCGCGCGCAAACTGGGCAAAAGCCAGTCCACCATCAGCGAGACCATCGCCAACCTGGAGGTGGACCTGAATGTCACCCTCTTCAACCGCAGCCAGCGGCAGCCCGTTTTGACGGAAGCCGGCCAGGTGCTGCTGGGCCAGGCGTTGCAGGTGCTGGCCGCCAACGACCGCTTCAACCGCAGCGCCAATCAGCTGGCCGAGGGTCTGGAGCCCAGGCTGACCGTGGTGCTGTCGGACACGTTTCAATCAAAGACATTCGAGAACATGCTCAGCCAGATCGACCAGCGCTATCCGGCGCTGCGCTTCGAATGCCTGATTGCCGAATACGAAGACGTGGTGGCGCAGGTGCAGCAAGGCCGCGCACACCTGGGCTTGATGGCTGCACAGGACGACTATCCGCCCGACGTGGCCCACGCGACGCTATCCGAGCTTTCCGAGATCGTGCTGTGCGTGGGCCGCAACCATCCGCTGGCCAGCCAACCCAACGTCGGCACCGATGCGCTTGGTACGGAACGCGAACTGCGCCTGAGCACCTTCGAACTGGACGATAAAGACGCGGCGCCGCCCAACGCAACGTGGTCGGCGCCGGGTTACCTGATGCTGCTGGAAATGGCGAGCCTGGGCTTTGGCTGGGCTGAACTGCCCCGCTGGATGATTCAACGCTTTGGCCGCGAGCAGCTAGTGGAACTGACGGTGCCGGGTTGGCCCCGCCACATCCGCGTTGACGCCGTGTGGTCCACTCGCCGCGCCTTGGGGCCGGCTGGGGCCTGGCTGCTGGATAGCCTGACCCGCGACGCATCCCGGCAGGGTGCTTGA
- a CDS encoding LysE family translocator, with amino-acid sequence MNLLPTNWGDVPLASMSLLGPLALFALVSSITPGPNNVMLASSGLNFGFRRSMPHLLGVNLGFTLMIFLVGIGLGSAFQRVPELYTVLKYAGAVYLLYLAWKIANAGDMEDGEARGKPFTFLQAAAFQWVNPKAWVMAVGVVATYTPQNGFFANLVIATVVCGVVNLPSIGVWVTFGTALRRVLHRPWAIRAFNVGMALLLVASLYPVALDLLR; translated from the coding sequence ATGAATCTGCTCCCCACCAACTGGGGCGACGTGCCCCTGGCCTCCATGTCGCTGTTGGGGCCGCTGGCCCTGTTTGCGCTGGTCAGCTCGATTACGCCGGGGCCCAATAACGTCATGCTGGCGTCGTCTGGCCTGAACTTTGGCTTTCGCCGCAGCATGCCCCACCTGCTGGGCGTGAATCTGGGGTTCACCTTGATGATTTTCCTGGTGGGCATCGGGCTGGGCTCGGCATTCCAACGGGTACCCGAGCTCTACACCGTGCTGAAGTATGCGGGCGCCGTCTACCTGCTTTATCTGGCCTGGAAGATCGCCAACGCCGGCGACATGGAAGATGGCGAAGCTCGCGGCAAGCCGTTCACGTTTCTGCAAGCCGCGGCGTTCCAGTGGGTCAACCCGAAGGCCTGGGTGATGGCGGTGGGCGTGGTGGCCACCTATACGCCGCAAAACGGCTTCTTCGCCAATCTGGTCATTGCCACCGTGGTGTGCGGCGTGGTCAACCTGCCCAGCATCGGCGTATGGGTCACCTTCGGCACCGCGCTGCGCCGCGTGCTGCACAGGCCCTGGGCGATCCGCGCATTCAATGTAGGCATGGCGCTGCTGCTGGTCGCCTCGCTGTATCCCGTGGCGCTGGACCTGCTGCGCTGA
- a CDS encoding GtrA family protein, with protein MRPLLHQISLFVAVGCAAAATHWAVAVGCVEAVAMPPLGANLIGWLIAFAVSFAGHYRLTFQHAQIPWTIAIRRFFLISAVGFVINESAYALLLHTTNIRYDVLLALILIGLAVATFVASRLWAFRRPVT; from the coding sequence ATGCGCCCCTTGCTTCACCAAATCAGCCTCTTTGTCGCCGTCGGATGTGCCGCGGCTGCAACCCATTGGGCGGTTGCCGTGGGCTGCGTCGAGGCCGTCGCCATGCCGCCCTTGGGCGCCAATCTGATCGGATGGCTGATCGCCTTCGCGGTGTCGTTCGCGGGACACTATCGGCTGACGTTCCAACACGCCCAGATTCCCTGGACCATAGCAATCCGTCGTTTCTTCTTGATTTCAGCCGTGGGCTTCGTCATCAATGAATCGGCGTATGCGTTGCTGCTGCACACCACCAACATCCGCTATGACGTTTTGCTGGCATTGATCCTGATCGGCCTGGCAGTCGCCACATTCGTGGCGAGCCGGCTGTGGGCCTTTCGCAGACCCGTCACCTGA